TTCTGCTTACAGTACAATTGCTTTAACCACTACATTTGattcttttggtttttaattgatttttaattgattaaatattgaaaaaaaaagagataatgTACATCCCCAAGAGGATAcacattaaaacaaaaaaggggGATAAATAGGggttaaatataaaatcagagaCAATAAAATATGGGgaagcaaaaaatcaacaagatTTTAGAGGGGGTAGTGCAGAATAGGAAGAGCGGTTTAGGTCAACCTTAGCGCACCAGCTGTCTGGCTTGCTACAAGGACACTGGAAATGACTTTCTAATTGATTGATTTTAGTTTTCATACAGTTTGCGCGTTTGTCAATCAACACCAGCTGCGCTTTCAAACCAGCCGAAACCGGTTTCCAGCTAGTTTGAATATGatattcaaatgtttcttgATGTTCTTGTGTGATTTTCTTATTCTGCCAAGTAGCCTCcaataaatgccgagtgtgcagactccgcccctttttcgcgttttttgacgtttttttagggttgcgaaaaaatgtcccCCTTCGATTCagatctcaattttcaaactacaaCCTAGTGTACAAAACGTACTCCAGGTGATATCAAAAAAGGCGGTGGCAAACCTCTACTCCTTAATTCAGTTGTATAATAAACGCGACATGAACACTACATGTACCGCCGACTTTAGCATTTTCGAGTACCCCCAATTTCAGGCTACAGCAATGCATATCATCACTGTAATAGTCACACCATTCCACTTACTTGGGTTATACTGTATTGTATATAAAACTCCTGACCAAATGAAAGGTGTAAAATAGTACCTGTTGAACTTACACCTAACCGTTATGGCATTCGACTATACGTTGACGTTCCTGACGGTTCCGTTTTTCTTGGCTACTAAGCTAGCAGGGTTTTCAATGGGGATTGTGAAATACTTGGATCTACCGTTTGTGATACCAGCATTATTCCTGATATACTGTTTTGGACGTGAGTTTTTCATGGGGGTATTCATGTAATGacgaaaaatgctaaaatgtatttttcacattttttccaatattcatatgtgtaaaaaaatgtttaaaaaacgcgtgcattcaacatttttaacaaGCGTTTTTAAATGCAtgcgtttttgaaaaatgttacatACATACTTTTTAATTCAGTAATGTTCATCGCTATCGttgcaatatttcaaaaccgATTTCAAGTCATTTGCACCTTTTCCTGGATGCCAAAATGGCGAAAACATGTGCAACCATCATTCCCACCAAAGATGTATATAGTTCACGCTTGTCAGCTCGTCACAGTGTTCTTTTTTGTACCAGACCAGGAAATTGCGAGAAAAGATTTGTTTAAAGTATAGATTCTGAATAGGTTTTTCTCAGAGTACCTTCAATTCTGTAATTCCAGAATCTTCCCTGCCTACCCCGTGAAATCTACGAAGCACCGATCTATGTCATCGCTGACAACATGACCTATCATCTGACAGTGATGATGTCTGGTGTTATACTTGTCTCCGGTTATATCCTATTCTTCCTCACATGCCTCATCCTGAACAGTCTCAAGCAGCTAAAGGAGAATAAAATGTCAGAGAAGACATTTCGACTTCAGAAACAATTTCTCATCGCGATTATCGTGCAGAGTGGAGTCCCACTGTTAGTATTTATGATCCCAATTGCATATTATGTAGTAGCATTGTTGAACGAGTATTACATTCAAGGAACTACAAATTTCATGCTTGTCATCGAGTCGTTACATGGGTTATTCTCAACATTGGCCATGTTGTAATTTCACAAACCTTACCGTAAAGCAGTTACTGAGATGTTCGTGAAAGTGATTGAGCGGAAACATAAAGATTCTCAAGTCTATCTGGTTACCAGGAGAACAGGCTCTTAGCAATGTAATACAGTCGCGACAGAACGATCGCTCCGCAAATTTTGCATCCGGCAAAGGGGCGTGGTTTAGTTGGAGGCGGAGCGTCAACGCAAGCCTGCGGCACGcttttttctcgcttttttcgTGCGGTAATTTGCAGTTATTTTTATCCGTTTTCTGTTCGAAATTTCACGATTTCGCTcgattttgttcgtttttttggataaaaaagtgttcaactatttttttaaatgaaaaataatcaaggttttacagtttttactcgaaaaaatGCTTCGTTTGTCTCTCTTTCTGTAAAATACGATGCAGAACGTTAAAAAATCGCTTTCTCTTCACATTTTCCCTttatttcccattttctctcATAACAATTAGCTTGTTTTTCAGGAATGTCAGGAATGTAATGGcgatttttcaacgttttgtATCGTATTCTACAGAAAGAGAGACAAACAAAGCATTTTTCGagtaaaaactgtgaaaacttgattatttttcatttaaaaaatagttgaacacttttttatccgaaaaaacaaacaaaatcaAGCGAAATCGTGAAATTTCGAACAGAAAACGGATAAAAATAACTGCAAATTACCGCAcaaaaaaaagcgagaaaaaaacGTGCCGCAGGCTTGCGTTGACGCTCCGCCTCCAACAAAACCACGCCCCTTTGCCGCATGCAAAATTGGCGGAGCGATCGTTCTGTCGCGACTGTAATTGTTTTCCTctaatgaatttttcatctgTATTAAAGCCGTTTCCTCcacaaatctaaaaaataacaCCTCATATTTGGTCAGGACTCCTGACTCAGGTAAGTTTCCGTGTCTGAACgatcacaaaatatttcacCTGTCAATGTCTAACATCACATGCcttaaaaactttattaagAACTTTACAATATAACAACTCCCGATCTAGATAAATTTGATAATTGCGATATTTTCGGCCCGATTCTCAGCTCCGGTGTTTTGGCAATCATCACCAACACCGCCGCCCGATACGGCTTGTGAAGGGTCACCAGGGCTATGGCAGAGATCAGGCCATGAGTCGACGTATTTATAAATAGACAGTTGATAATTCCCTGAttataatagttttttaaatatgcaattaaaaaatagataattGGAATTGCAAAGCAAACCAAGGGGACTGAACTTTGTAGAATCACAGCGATGAGGAACTGCTTCTGCATCTGGAACGTCTTCTGTGACATTGTCCTTGCTCTCAACTGCTCCAAACTACTATATAACAGTGAGCCGACAAAAAATACCACTTGGATAAGGACTCCTGATACACCGATAGAGATCATTATTGCGTGAAGGGTCATGTCTTCAACTATCACATATATGTCTGCTTCGTAGATCTCGCTGGGTAGGCAGGGGAGggtctggaaaaatttgaaagtttaaggGCTTAAACCAAAGCTTAAGCGTaaacataagcctaagccttagtcTAAGCCagtgcctaagcctaagcctgagcctaaacctaTGCCGAACCGAATCCGCTACCTTAAACATTGCCTTCAATGCCGTTTCCTGATCCGGTATAAATAACAACCCACTTGACAGTAGTGATGGGTAAACTATATATTGATAGGGTAGAAACAATGGTGAAATAAACTTCTTCCAAAACGGCAcccagaaaaaattgcaaaaggtATTAAATCGGTTTTCAAATATGCCAGCGATTGATATGGTGAGAACTGgaaatttactgtttttttaatggcaaaatttaattttttaggaaactCACACTGACAAGACAACGCCATAACTGCAACCGACAAAA
This is a stretch of genomic DNA from Caenorhabditis elegans chromosome V. It encodes these proteins:
- the srh-207 gene encoding Serpentine Receptor, class H (Partially confirmed by transcript evidence), translating into MNLTCTPNFNYFDSPQFLSIGMHIASVVVTPFHLLGLYCIIYKTPLQMKAVKWYLLNMHCSVMFFDYSVTVLGIPFVLATKLAGFSLGLLQYSNYSFLLSVAVMALSCQFLTISIAGIFENRFNTFCNFFWVPFWKKFISPLFLPYQYIVYPSLLSSGLLFIPDQETALKAMFKTLPCLPSEIYEADIYVIVEDMTLHAIMISIGVSGVLIQVVFFVGSLLYSSLEQLRARTMSQKTFQMQKQFLIAVILQSSVPLVCFAIPIIYFLIAYLKNYYNQGIINCLFINTSTHGLISAIALVTLHKPYRAAVLVMIAKTPELRIGPKISQLSNLSRSGVVIL